Proteins encoded together in one Onychomys torridus chromosome 1, mOncTor1.1, whole genome shotgun sequence window:
- the Znf260 gene encoding zinc finger protein 260 encodes MLESLHPESDLLHDELDPREKLYECNECRKTFSLKHNFVEHKKMHSGEKSHECTECGKAFSRVSSLTLHLRSHSRRKSFKCSKCGKAFSQRGNFLSHQKQHAEEKPYDCEKASLQMTTLIRNQRNTGNKPFACKECGKAFNGKSYLKEHEKIHTGEKPFECNQCGRAFSQKQYLIKHQNIHSGKKPFKCNECGKAFSQKENLIIHQRIHTGEKPYECKGCGKAFIQKSSLIRHQRSHTGEKPYTCKECGKAFSGKSNLTEHEKIHIGEKPYKCNECGTIFRQKQYLIKHHNIHTGEKPYECNKCGKAFSRITSLIVHVRIHTGDKPYECKICGKAFCQSSSLTVHMRSHTGEKPYGCNECGKAFSQFSTLALHMRIHTGEKPYQCSECGKAFSQKSHHIRHQRIHIH; translated from the coding sequence ATGTTGGAAAGTCTTCATCCTGAGTCAGATCTTCTACATGATGAACTTGATCCCAGAGAGAAACTttatgaatgtaatgaatgtaGAAAAACCTTTAGTCTAAAACATAACTTTGTAGAACATAAGAAAATGCATAGTGGAGAGAAATCACATGAATGTACAGAATGTGGCAAAGCGTTTTCTCGAGTCTCATCACTTACTCTACATTTGAGAAGTCATTCACGGAGGAAATCATTCAAATGTAGTAaatgtggaaaagccttcagCCAGAGAGGAAACTTCCTTTCTCATCAGAAACAGCATGCTGAAGAAAAACCCTATGACTGTGAGAAAGCTTCTCTTCAGATGACAACCCTCATTAGAAACCAGAGAAATACGGGAAATAAACCATTTGCatgtaaggaatgtgggaaagcTTTTAATGGCAAATCATATCTCAAAGAACATgagaaaattcatactggagagaaaccatttgaatgtaatcagtgtggaaGAGCCTTCAGCCAGAAGCAATACCTCATTAAACATCAGAACATCCACAGTGGGAAGAAACCTTTTAAATGTAATGAGTGTGGTAAGGCTTTTAGCCAGAAAGAAAACCTCATTATACATCAGAgaatccatactggagagaaaccttacgaATGTAAAgggtgtgggaaagccttcattCAGAAATCAAGCCTCATTAGACATCAGagaagtcatactggagagaagccttatacatgtaaggaatgtggaaaagccttcagTGGTAAATCAAATCTCACTGAGCATGAGAAAATTCAtattggagagaaaccttataagtGTAATGAATGTGGAACAATCTTCAGGCAGAAACAGTACCTCATCAAACATCACAATATTCATACAGgtgaaaaaccctatgaatgtaataaatgtgggaaagccttttcTAGGATTACATCACTTATTGTACATGTGAGAATTCATACAGGTGataaaccctatgaatgtaaaatCTGTGGGAAAGCCTTCTGTCAAAGTTCATCTCTTACAGTGCATATGAGGAGCCATACTGGTGAGAAACCCTATGGTTGTAATGAATGTGGGAAGGCCTTTTCTCAGTTCTCAACTCTTGCGTTACACATGAGAATCCATACTGGTGAAAAACCCTATCAATGTAGTGAATGTGGGAAAGCTTTCAGCCAGAAGTCACATCACATTAGACACCAGAGAATTCATATTCATTAA
- the LOC118593139 gene encoding protein Mis18-alpha-like: MASTVAVEAARENPLVFLCSRCSRPLGDWLTWVSSQEDVNCILLRGVSSNVSVDKEPRLSKCKGEEGCLLETLCCAGCSLSLGSVYRCTPKNPDYKRDLFCLSVEAIESYTLGSAEKQAVLEDQELFSLESRVEIEKSIKQMEEVLKALQTKLLEVESKLPFAGCSS, from the coding sequence ATGGCGAGCACGGTGGCGGTGGAGGCGGCCCGGGAGAACCCGCTCGTGTTCCTGTGCTCGCGCTGTAGCCGGCCGCTGGGCGACTGGCTCACCTGGGTGTCCAGCCAGGAGGACGTCAACTGCATCCTCCTGCGCGGTGTGTCCTCTAATGTGTCTGTGGATAAAGAACCGAGACTGTCCAAGTGCAAAGGTGAAGAAGGTTGCCTTCTTGAGACTCTGTGTTGTGCAGGCTGCTCCCTCAGCCTTGGCTCTGTGTACAGATGCACTCCCAAGAACCCAGACTACAAGAGGGACTTGTTCTGCCTCAGCGTTGAAGCCATTGAAAGTTACACTTTAGGGTCCGCCGAAAAGCAAGCCGTGTTGGAAGACCAGGAGCTTTTCAGTCTGGAAAGCAGAGTTGAAATAGAGAAGTCTATAAAGCAGATGGAAGAGGTCCTGAAGGCCTTGCAAACGAAGCTGTTGGAGGTTGAATCAAAACTGCCCTTCGCTGGCTGCAGCAGCTGA